The proteins below are encoded in one region of Ereboglobus luteus:
- a CDS encoding tetratricopeptide repeat protein, giving the protein MTIVNGIGRPYTVYIDGKPHVFEEGAGVLHLSFPSGKHTVRASIEAPGGAVDYKGEFEIDGGSLLGGLFNKSATIINPDRTAVILYAKIGISKAGTPDAQYVYDDKSTVHVGEDIIQVPVADYYFSDKPDMASSWTGWRSHVDMLRLPPASMVAYIEGVTKRSDAVAYLNRLGRLNPSDRRVSMCAAHYLTPAEAERFFKMHLDTRPVQVPWHESYQNYLRSQPPSNTMDSHYRPLLAGADLDDGALLYVIARGIDRRDNYEVGELYRKALRAKKPCASAWLALASEAEDLLDFDLALVRLEKAEQSNVDTTGAGVDRIALLLALGRKDEALETVKRLRNENPFDFFAMAKYMHLLGYCGGSEEEKDAAINGYELAPDVEVSYRHRMDAVAVLEAAYCYGKGDSNGYVHNLQRIAEAPWVMFNRALIRGDHRQARAVLDKSMADNFYNWLLLYIVACEHGDTVAAEQYFTLALEKMKRGMKGPRWTAESIEQTGDANPAVYIQSQYTPQVKRVLFCAFGWRFPARREAFFHWARRMNYEVEFPRLLLEQNMQCQNSFLWTVR; this is encoded by the coding sequence GTGACCATTGTCAATGGAATCGGGCGTCCCTACACTGTGTATATTGACGGCAAACCCCATGTCTTTGAGGAAGGCGCGGGCGTGCTGCACCTGTCGTTTCCATCGGGGAAACATACCGTGCGCGCCTCAATTGAGGCGCCGGGCGGCGCGGTCGATTACAAGGGCGAATTTGAAATTGACGGGGGCTCGCTCCTGGGCGGCCTGTTTAATAAAAGCGCCACCATAATCAACCCCGACCGCACGGCTGTCATTTTATACGCAAAAATAGGAATATCCAAAGCAGGAACCCCCGACGCCCAGTATGTGTATGACGACAAGTCCACGGTGCATGTCGGCGAGGATATAATCCAAGTGCCCGTTGCCGACTATTATTTTTCCGACAAGCCGGACATGGCGAGTTCGTGGACGGGCTGGCGCTCGCACGTTGACATGCTGCGCCTGCCGCCGGCATCCATGGTTGCTTATATAGAAGGCGTAACCAAACGCTCCGACGCGGTTGCCTATCTCAACCGGCTTGGCCGGCTGAATCCGTCCGACAGGCGCGTGAGCATGTGCGCCGCGCACTACCTGACGCCCGCCGAGGCGGAGCGGTTTTTCAAAATGCACCTCGACACCCGCCCCGTGCAAGTGCCCTGGCATGAAAGCTACCAAAATTACCTGCGCTCGCAGCCCCCGAGCAACACTATGGACAGTCATTACCGCCCGCTGCTCGCCGGTGCCGATCTGGATGACGGCGCGTTGCTCTATGTCATTGCGCGAGGAATCGACCGCAGGGACAACTACGAGGTGGGCGAGTTATACAGAAAAGCCCTGCGCGCAAAAAAACCATGCGCCAGTGCATGGCTGGCACTGGCGAGCGAGGCGGAGGATTTGCTGGATTTCGACCTGGCTCTCGTTCGTCTGGAAAAAGCCGAGCAGTCCAATGTGGATACAACCGGTGCGGGTGTGGACCGGATCGCGCTGTTGCTGGCGCTCGGACGCAAAGACGAGGCCTTGGAAACAGTAAAACGCCTGCGCAATGAAAATCCCTTTGATTTTTTCGCAATGGCGAAATACATGCATCTGCTGGGCTATTGCGGTGGAAGCGAGGAGGAAAAGGATGCTGCCATAAACGGATACGAATTGGCGCCTGACGTGGAAGTCTCATACCGGCATCGCATGGATGCTGTTGCCGTGCTGGAGGCGGCGTATTGTTATGGCAAGGGGGACTCGAATGGCTACGTCCACAATTTGCAACGAATCGCAGAGGCCCCCTGGGTTATGTTCAACCGGGCATTGATCAGGGGCGACCACCGGCAGGCGCGCGCCGTTCTGGACAAATCGATGGCGGATAACTTTTACAACTGGCTGTTGTTGTATATTGTCGCCTGTGAGCACGGAGACACAGTGGCTGCGGAACAATACTTCACACTGGCGCTTGAAAAAATGAAGCGTGGCATGAAGGGGCCGAGATGGACAGCCGAGTCAATAGAACAAACTGGCGACGCGAATCCCGCTGTGTATATACAGAGCCAGTATACCCCGCAGGTGAAGCGGGTGTTGTTTTGTGCGTTTGGGTGGCGTTTTCCGGCGCGGCGTGAGGCGTTTTTTCACTGGGCGCGGCGCATGAACTACGAAGTGGAATTTCCGCGTCTCCTGCTGGAGCAGAACATGCAATGCCAGAATTCCTTTTTGTGGACAGTGCGATAG
- a CDS encoding RraA family protein, which translates to MSIDQYKKEVGMMNLEKLIAEREHTPDVTFPVPDEELLARYEQLYAGAVSDVLREHALLDQGLPGHILPLRPNRTVAGFAFTVKSAPNVKVTGEMSYRAQMLSELPKNAFIAWDTSGDQKATLWGGVMTATAVSLGVRAALIDGGIRDTHQILEKDFPVFYRYRIPNGSLGRCLITHYQVPILIGDVIIRPGDVLLGDIDGVVCVPRAIAHEVLLRAEEIKANEKKLFGWVAEGRSVKQITDDGGYF; encoded by the coding sequence ATGTCCATTGACCAATACAAAAAAGAAGTCGGGATGATGAATCTCGAAAAGTTAATCGCTGAGCGAGAACACACGCCCGACGTGACTTTTCCCGTGCCCGACGAGGAACTGCTCGCACGCTACGAGCAACTCTACGCAGGCGCCGTCAGCGACGTGCTCCGCGAACACGCCCTGCTCGACCAAGGGCTGCCCGGCCACATACTCCCGCTGCGCCCCAACCGCACCGTCGCCGGCTTCGCCTTCACGGTAAAAAGCGCGCCCAACGTCAAAGTCACCGGCGAAATGTCCTACCGCGCGCAAATGCTCTCGGAACTGCCGAAAAACGCATTCATCGCATGGGACACCTCTGGCGACCAAAAAGCCACGCTTTGGGGTGGAGTGATGACGGCCACCGCCGTCAGCCTCGGAGTTCGTGCGGCGCTGATCGACGGCGGCATCCGCGACACACACCAGATACTGGAAAAAGACTTTCCTGTTTTCTACCGATACCGCATTCCCAACGGCAGTCTCGGCCGCTGCCTCATCACGCACTATCAAGTCCCGATTCTCATCGGCGACGTGATCATCCGCCCCGGCGATGTGCTCCTGGGCGACATAGACGGCGTGGTTTGCGTGCCGCGCGCCATCGCCCACGAAGTGCTCTTGCGCGCCGAGGAAATCAAGGCCAACGAAAAAAAGCTCTTCGGCTGGGTCGCCGAAGGCCGGAGCGTGAAACAAATTACCGACGACGGCGGTTATTTTTAA
- a CDS encoding SDR family NAD(P)-dependent oxidoreductase — MIKQLFNLHGKTALVTGGGQGIGRAIALALAENGADVVITYLGNDALASQTAADAAALGAKTWLWRFDIMTDNLRESWREFAAANNINVDILVTNASLQIRRDWEAIDADEFTRQINTNIRSTLQLIQETTPRMKQTGWGRILNIGSVQQVRPHRQMLVYAATKSALVNMVKNLAAQLAPSGITVNNLAPGTIGTARNETALSDPDYKKLVESKIPLGKIGRPEDCAALAALLCSDAGRYITGADIPVDGGMGLCF; from the coding sequence ATGATAAAGCAATTGTTCAACCTCCACGGAAAAACGGCGCTGGTGACCGGCGGTGGCCAGGGCATCGGACGCGCCATCGCGCTGGCGCTGGCCGAAAACGGCGCCGACGTTGTCATAACCTACCTCGGCAACGACGCGCTTGCCTCACAAACCGCCGCCGATGCCGCCGCCCTCGGCGCAAAAACATGGCTGTGGCGCTTCGACATCATGACGGACAACCTGCGCGAAAGCTGGCGCGAATTCGCCGCAGCCAACAACATCAATGTCGATATCCTGGTCACCAACGCCTCGCTGCAAATCCGCCGCGACTGGGAGGCAATCGACGCCGACGAATTCACGCGGCAAATAAACACAAACATCCGCTCGACGCTCCAGTTGATACAAGAAACCACCCCCCGAATGAAACAAACCGGATGGGGACGAATACTAAACATCGGCTCGGTGCAGCAAGTCCGCCCGCACCGGCAAATGCTTGTGTATGCGGCCACGAAATCGGCGCTTGTAAACATGGTCAAAAATCTGGCCGCCCAACTCGCGCCATCGGGAATCACGGTGAACAATCTCGCGCCCGGCACCATCGGCACCGCGCGCAATGAAACCGCGCTGTCCGATCCGGATTACAAAAAACTCGTCGAATCAAAAATCCCCCTCGGAAAAATCGGACGCCCGGAAGACTGCGCCGCCCTCGCCGCGCTGCTCTGCTCCGACGCGGGCCGCTACATCACCGGCGCCGACATCCCCGTCGATGGCGGCATGGGCCTCTGCTTCTGA
- a CDS encoding enolase C-terminal domain-like protein has protein sequence MKIIDLKVRCVAIPMNCMLRHNTGVHPGYLLRTVLELVTDEGIVGLGEVGGGDSRGALLKLKPRIIGENPFDLEKIKLKVLRSIYYLSNARLYGAIEMACLDIMGKACNVPVHRLLGGKLRDAIPMIGYLFWRYDRPGGGDDTTAEDIANHCVQLRDELGVTAMKLKAGVMDPMEEVRALELCREKLGPDFGLRIDPNGVWSVATAVKAGKRMEHLEIQYFEDPSWGLEGMRAVKQQVRIPLATNMYPNKFDDLGPSIHLNSIDIILTDLHYWEGPRGVKDLAAVCRTFNLGVAMHSGAEFGIELAAMLHTASTIPEMSMPGDAHYHYLLDDIIVGGKMKYENGAIRVPEGPGLGVTLDEDKMEKYERYYEEHGDYYARFHQDPRRPDWYPTVGGL, from the coding sequence ATGAAAATTATAGATCTCAAAGTCCGCTGTGTCGCGATTCCAATGAATTGCATGCTGCGCCACAACACCGGCGTCCATCCGGGCTACTTGCTGCGCACCGTGCTCGAACTTGTCACCGACGAGGGAATCGTCGGCCTCGGCGAAGTCGGCGGCGGCGACTCTCGCGGCGCCTTGCTCAAGCTGAAGCCGCGCATCATCGGCGAAAACCCGTTCGACTTGGAAAAAATAAAACTAAAGGTGCTGCGCAGCATTTATTACCTGTCCAACGCGCGTCTCTACGGAGCCATCGAGATGGCTTGCCTCGACATCATGGGAAAGGCGTGCAACGTCCCCGTCCATCGCCTGCTCGGCGGCAAACTGCGTGATGCCATCCCCATGATCGGCTACCTGTTCTGGCGCTACGACCGGCCGGGCGGCGGCGACGACACCACTGCGGAGGACATCGCCAATCACTGCGTGCAGTTGCGCGACGAACTCGGCGTCACGGCCATGAAACTGAAGGCGGGCGTCATGGATCCAATGGAAGAAGTGCGCGCGCTCGAACTCTGCCGCGAAAAACTCGGCCCCGACTTCGGCCTTCGCATTGACCCCAACGGCGTGTGGAGCGTCGCCACAGCGGTCAAGGCCGGCAAGCGCATGGAGCACCTTGAGATTCAATATTTCGAGGACCCCTCGTGGGGACTCGAGGGCATGAGAGCCGTTAAACAACAAGTCCGCATCCCGCTTGCGACAAACATGTATCCGAACAAATTCGACGATCTCGGCCCGTCCATTCACCTCAACTCAATTGATATAATACTCACCGACCTTCACTATTGGGAAGGCCCGCGCGGCGTGAAGGACCTCGCCGCCGTCTGCCGCACGTTTAACCTCGGCGTCGCCATGCACTCCGGGGCCGAATTCGGCATCGAGCTCGCCGCCATGCTTCACACCGCATCCACCATTCCGGAAATGAGCATGCCCGGCGACGCGCATTACCACTACCTGCTCGACGACATTATCGTTGGAGGAAAAATGAAATATGAAAACGGCGCCATCCGCGTCCCCGAAGGTCCCGGCCTCGGCGTCACGCTCGACGAGGACAAAATGGAGAAATACGAGCGCTATTACGAGGAGCACGGCGATTACTACGCCCGTTTTCATCAGGACCCCCGACGCCCCGACTGGTATCCCACCGTCGGCGGCCTCTGA
- a CDS encoding MFS transporter: MKTPKSSYKWQLASLFWVAYFLNQGDRQIFNVVIPLIKADLGLSDVQIGWVVSAFTLVYGVLVPVAGFAGDLVSRKKIVFLSLLIFSVGTLLTGFAGGIVMLIVFRSITTGGGEAFYYPAATSLLAQFHPKTRATALSLHQTSLYAGIIASGFIAGYIGERYGWRAAFFTFGGVGILWALVVWMKVHDTPMPEPETKAARHGFAETVRAVFSRRTVWFLSLAFGCMQIVSVGYLTWIPTYLYEKFGLSLAQAGLHSTLYHFVFAFLGVMLGARISDRLSARRKTIRMEIEIAGLLLGAPFIYWIAVAGDKLWCYVAMGAFGIFRGMYDSNLFAALYDVIEPRYRASSMGVMLSFAFVIGAIAPVLLGYIKTAAGLDLGIMLLSVFYALGAALVLIGMKFFFPRDFYQEQPNQKI; encoded by the coding sequence ATGAAAACCCCCAAGTCATCCTACAAGTGGCAGCTGGCCTCGCTGTTTTGGGTCGCCTATTTTCTCAACCAGGGCGACCGGCAGATTTTCAACGTGGTCATCCCGTTGATAAAGGCCGATCTCGGTTTGAGCGATGTGCAAATCGGCTGGGTTGTCAGTGCTTTCACGCTTGTTTACGGCGTGCTGGTGCCGGTGGCGGGATTTGCCGGCGACTTGGTCAGTCGCAAAAAAATCGTCTTCCTGAGCCTGCTAATATTCAGCGTTGGCACGCTGCTCACCGGCTTCGCCGGCGGCATTGTTATGCTGATTGTTTTCCGCAGCATCACCACCGGCGGCGGCGAGGCGTTTTATTATCCGGCCGCCACCTCGCTGCTCGCGCAATTCCACCCAAAAACGCGCGCGACAGCCCTCTCATTGCACCAAACCTCGCTCTATGCGGGCATCATCGCGAGCGGCTTTATCGCGGGCTACATCGGCGAGCGCTACGGCTGGCGCGCCGCCTTTTTCACCTTCGGCGGCGTCGGAATCCTCTGGGCGCTGGTCGTGTGGATGAAAGTCCACGACACACCGATGCCGGAGCCGGAAACAAAGGCCGCGCGGCACGGCTTCGCCGAGACGGTGCGCGCCGTTTTTTCACGCCGCACAGTCTGGTTTCTCAGCCTCGCGTTCGGCTGCATGCAAATCGTCAGCGTCGGCTACCTGACCTGGATTCCCACTTATTTGTATGAAAAGTTCGGCCTCTCGCTGGCGCAGGCGGGGCTTCACTCGACCTTGTATCATTTCGTGTTTGCATTCCTCGGCGTCATGCTCGGAGCGCGCATCTCCGACAGGCTTTCCGCGCGCCGAAAAACAATCCGCATGGAAATCGAAATCGCCGGCCTGCTGCTCGGCGCGCCCTTTATCTACTGGATCGCCGTCGCCGGGGACAAGCTGTGGTGCTACGTCGCAATGGGTGCGTTTGGCATATTTCGCGGCATGTATGACTCCAACCTCTTCGCCGCGCTCTACGATGTCATCGAGCCGCGCTACCGCGCCTCCTCCATGGGCGTCATGCTCTCGTTTGCGTTTGTCATCGGCGCCATCGCGCCGGTTCTGCTCGGTTATATAAAAACCGCGGCCGGCCTGGATCTCGGCATCATGCTATTGTCGGTCTTCTACGCGCTGGGCGCCGCGCTCGTTTTAATCGGCATGAAATTCTTTTTCCCAAGGGACTTTTACCAGGAACAACCAAACCAAAAAATATGA
- a CDS encoding endo-1,4-beta-xylanase, with translation MKPKNTLLLLAVLGLSSLAIADPMSPAYWEQWNPKVQEKIDRDIDKNRKADAIIKLPRVIPAGADIKIEQVTHDFVFGAHIFNFNQLGTPERNRKYKELYGSLFNSATVPFYWKKFEMQPGKPRFKGEIRDTEAYWNEVTQNGDPKKQPHWRRPATDPIVEFCESKGVRMLGHPLVWGIKSWHHPEWLFTRFCPEDEKEKIKRIGGAKNLHKLPVAEIEKMLPVYTSELNRHMERRIAEIAKYYGNRLQSWDVVNESVKDFKGTSVTGNAVCSSAYGVLLPGDYTHKAYAIADRVFPKSVLFNINETTTRSDERYLEQVMDLRKNGSRIDILGVQFHLFNPQHGLDIAEGKQLKSPKYPVWPDQIWTRMDTLSKADLPIHLSEITITAPGDDARGQEIQAIMARNLYRMWFSIKNMMGITWWNVVDGCGVRGEPTTTGLFTRDMQPKPSFHALNQLINHEWKTNMTIKNPGTGTAAFRGFKGKYKITWRDASGRDRTATFHLKTDGDSVTLE, from the coding sequence ATGAAACCCAAAAATACACTCCTCCTACTGGCGGTCCTCGGACTGTCCTCTCTTGCAATCGCCGATCCCATGTCGCCCGCCTACTGGGAACAGTGGAACCCCAAAGTGCAGGAAAAAATCGACCGCGACATCGACAAAAACCGCAAGGCTGACGCCATTATAAAACTGCCCCGCGTCATCCCCGCGGGAGCCGATATCAAAATCGAGCAAGTCACGCACGATTTTGTCTTCGGCGCGCATATATTCAATTTCAACCAGCTCGGCACCCCCGAGCGGAATCGCAAATACAAGGAGCTTTACGGCTCGCTGTTCAATTCGGCAACAGTGCCCTTTTATTGGAAAAAATTCGAGATGCAGCCGGGCAAGCCGCGATTCAAGGGGGAGATCCGCGACACCGAGGCATACTGGAACGAGGTCACTCAAAATGGAGACCCGAAAAAACAGCCCCATTGGCGGCGTCCCGCGACCGATCCAATCGTCGAGTTTTGCGAAAGCAAGGGCGTCCGCATGCTTGGGCACCCTCTCGTATGGGGAATCAAAAGCTGGCATCACCCCGAATGGCTGTTCACCCGGTTCTGCCCGGAGGATGAAAAGGAAAAGATCAAACGCATCGGGGGCGCCAAGAATCTCCACAAGCTTCCGGTCGCGGAAATCGAAAAAATGCTCCCCGTCTACACAAGCGAGTTAAACCGGCACATGGAAAGGCGCATTGCGGAGATCGCGAAGTATTACGGAAACCGTTTGCAGAGCTGGGACGTGGTCAACGAAAGCGTGAAGGATTTCAAAGGCACCAGCGTGACCGGAAACGCCGTGTGCAGCAGCGCATATGGCGTGCTGCTGCCCGGCGACTACACGCACAAGGCGTATGCGATCGCCGATCGCGTTTTCCCAAAGTCGGTGTTGTTTAATATCAACGAAACCACAACGAGGAGCGACGAGCGATATCTCGAACAAGTCATGGACTTGCGGAAAAACGGAAGCCGCATCGACATTCTGGGCGTGCAGTTTCACCTGTTCAACCCGCAACACGGCCTGGATATAGCCGAGGGGAAGCAGCTTAAGTCCCCAAAATATCCGGTGTGGCCCGATCAAATATGGACCCGCATGGACACGCTCTCCAAGGCCGACCTGCCCATTCATTTGAGTGAGATCACAATAACGGCCCCGGGGGATGACGCGCGAGGCCAAGAAATTCAGGCGATCATGGCGCGCAATCTATATAGAATGTGGTTCAGCATCAAAAACATGATGGGAATCACCTGGTGGAACGTCGTGGATGGTTGCGGCGTGCGCGGCGAGCCCACCACCACCGGTCTTTTCACGCGCGACATGCAGCCCAAGCCCTCTTTCCACGCCCTCAACCAACTCATCAACCACGAGTGGAAAACAAACATGACCATAAAAAATCCCGGCACCGGCACCGCCGCCTTTCGCGGATTCAAGGGCAAGTATAAAATCACCTGGCGCGACGCCTCCGGCCGGGATCGCACCGCCACCTTCCACCTGAAAACCGACGGCGACTCCGTCACCCTTGAATAA
- a CDS encoding helix-turn-helix domain-containing protein: MKSNKGKRSEKKTSSSIPPHTVPVLLKALRIFESVARGEAETPKELAAALGVSPTTCYRILQSFRVAGWLQPGAGGRLHCPTGSRR, translated from the coding sequence ATGAAGTCCAACAAGGGAAAGAGATCGGAGAAAAAAACGTCTTCCAGCATACCACCGCACACGGTGCCGGTATTGTTGAAGGCGCTGCGGATATTCGAGTCCGTGGCGCGCGGTGAGGCGGAAACGCCCAAGGAGCTTGCGGCGGCGCTGGGAGTTTCGCCGACGACATGCTATCGCATCCTGCAAAGTTTCCGAGTCGCCGGCTGGCTGCAGCCCGGCGCGGGGGGGCGTTTGCACTGTCCTACGGGCTCGCGCCGTTGA
- a CDS encoding IclR family transcriptional regulator domain-containing protein translates to MLSHPAKFPSRRLAAARRGGAFALSYGLAPLMRPLLQNELLVGSVREPLLALARTAGLTAKLSLRQGDSAVTVFVAGSPRSTAISTRVGACFPLALGSSGAAILASLPESEAKRILDAAPAEAWRYQKRADAERRVGECRRDGYCFDTGSYQPQLHTLSAPLLVERHGLTASITLLGFSQDFAPPMRAELVREIRFTAGGCAHLLESQSENIHHGEH, encoded by the coding sequence ATGCTATCGCATCCTGCAAAGTTTCCGAGTCGCCGGCTGGCTGCAGCCCGGCGCGGGGGGGCGTTTGCACTGTCCTACGGGCTCGCGCCGTTGATGCGCCCGCTGTTGCAGAACGAATTGCTCGTCGGGAGTGTCCGCGAACCGTTGCTGGCACTGGCTCGAACGGCCGGATTGACGGCGAAACTGAGCCTGCGCCAAGGGGACTCCGCAGTGACTGTGTTTGTGGCGGGTTCGCCGCGCAGCACGGCAATCTCGACGCGCGTGGGCGCGTGTTTTCCACTGGCGCTCGGATCAAGCGGCGCGGCGATTCTTGCCTCGTTGCCGGAATCGGAGGCGAAGCGGATTTTGGATGCGGCCCCCGCGGAGGCATGGCGCTACCAAAAGCGGGCGGATGCCGAGCGCCGGGTGGGGGAGTGCCGGCGGGACGGATACTGTTTCGACACGGGATCCTACCAGCCCCAGTTGCACACATTATCAGCCCCGTTGCTGGTGGAGCGGCACGGGCTGACCGCCTCAATCACGCTGCTGGGGTTTTCCCAAGATTTCGCGCCGCCGATGCGGGCGGAGCTTGTGCGTGAGATACGTTTCACCGCGGGTGGTTGTGCGCATCTTTTGGAAAGCCAGTCAGAAAACATTCACCACGGAGAACACTGA
- a CDS encoding RsmD family RNA methyltransferase, producing MRISGGKARGIPLTVPKGDAVRPATDGLRQSVFSSIASRIPGAHFLDLCAGSGSYGLEAISRGAASGCFVEKNAKAATCLRANIAAVCKSAAHDPRTLHVSQCDLAAWTPPAGSPPPELVFIDPPYEIIDNLAPIFFAKTAEWLAASTDPVIVFEMPGELTLTTPPAWTLAKRLGGKSPRQPTVCFYLRTK from the coding sequence ATGCGCATAAGCGGAGGCAAAGCACGAGGAATCCCGCTCACCGTCCCCAAAGGCGACGCCGTCCGGCCCGCGACCGACGGACTCCGCCAATCCGTTTTCTCCAGCATCGCCTCGCGCATTCCCGGCGCGCATTTCCTCGACCTCTGCGCCGGCAGCGGCTCCTACGGACTCGAAGCCATCAGCCGCGGCGCGGCGAGCGGTTGTTTTGTCGAAAAAAACGCAAAAGCCGCAACCTGCCTCCGCGCCAACATTGCCGCCGTCTGCAAAAGCGCGGCGCACGACCCACGCACGCTCCACGTCTCCCAATGTGATCTCGCCGCCTGGACGCCCCCCGCCGGCTCGCCTCCGCCCGAACTCGTCTTCATCGACCCGCCCTACGAAATAATAGACAACCTCGCCCCCATCTTCTTTGCCAAAACCGCCGAATGGCTCGCCGCAAGCACCGACCCCGTGATCGTTTTCGAAATGCCCGGCGAACTCACGCTCACCACACCTCCCGCTTGGACCCTCGCCAAACGCCTCGGCGGCAAAAGCCCCCGCCAACCCACCGTCTGCTTCTACCTGCGCACAAAGTAG